One genomic region from Acetonema longum DSM 6540 encodes:
- the asnS gene encoding asparagine--tRNA ligase yields the protein MQTVLIKNLGKFAGQEVTVKGWLYNVRSSGKIMFLMVRDGSGLLQGVLAKKDVPETVFEQAKQLTQESSLAITGTVQEEPRAQGGYEMHITHLEIVATAEEYPITHKEHGVDFLAERRHLWIRTPRQNAILRIRSEIEHAFRDFFYQQDFVLADAPIITPAACEGTTTLFELDYHGEKAFLSQSGQLYNEANAMALGRIYCFGPTFRAEKSKTRRHLMEFWMIEAEMAYFELDDNMALQEEMVCYVVQRVLERCQRELKVLGRDLSKLEAIKMPFPRISYTEAVEILKKAGEPFVWGDDFGAPHETIISSQFDAPVFVHRYPTEIKAFYMKPDPNDPKVVLGADLLAPEGYGEVIGGGQRIDDLKLLEQRIAEHKLPQEAFEWYLDLRRYGSVPHSGFGLGIERTVAWLCGLDHIRETIPFPRMLHKMYP from the coding sequence TTGCAGACAGTATTAATTAAAAATTTAGGAAAGTTTGCAGGGCAAGAAGTAACTGTAAAAGGTTGGCTGTATAATGTGCGGTCCTCCGGCAAAATCATGTTTTTGATGGTGCGGGACGGCAGCGGCCTTCTGCAGGGGGTTTTAGCCAAAAAGGATGTGCCGGAAACTGTTTTTGAACAGGCTAAGCAGCTGACCCAGGAAAGTTCATTGGCAATAACCGGTACGGTACAGGAAGAACCGCGGGCGCAAGGCGGTTATGAAATGCATATTACCCATCTGGAGATTGTTGCAACAGCGGAGGAGTACCCGATCACTCATAAGGAGCACGGGGTTGACTTCCTGGCGGAACGGCGGCATCTGTGGATTCGCACCCCCCGGCAAAATGCAATATTGCGCATCCGGTCAGAAATTGAACATGCCTTCCGGGATTTTTTCTATCAGCAGGACTTTGTTCTGGCTGATGCGCCGATTATCACACCGGCTGCCTGCGAAGGGACTACGACTCTGTTTGAACTGGATTATCACGGTGAGAAGGCCTTTTTATCCCAGAGCGGTCAATTGTACAACGAAGCGAATGCGATGGCTCTGGGACGAATATACTGTTTCGGACCTACTTTCCGGGCGGAGAAGTCCAAGACCCGGCGCCACCTGATGGAGTTTTGGATGATCGAAGCCGAGATGGCCTATTTTGAGCTGGATGACAATATGGCGCTGCAGGAAGAGATGGTTTGCTATGTAGTCCAGCGGGTGCTGGAGCGCTGTCAGCGGGAATTAAAGGTTCTGGGCCGGGATCTGTCCAAGCTGGAAGCCATCAAGATGCCCTTCCCGCGCATTAGTTATACTGAAGCGGTGGAAATTTTAAAAAAAGCCGGGGAGCCGTTTGTTTGGGGCGATGATTTTGGCGCGCCCCATGAGACGATCATTTCCAGCCAATTTGACGCGCCGGTTTTCGTACATCGCTATCCCACCGAAATCAAAGCATTTTATATGAAGCCGGATCCGAATGATCCCAAAGTAGTTTTGGGTGCGGATCTTCTGGCGCCGGAAGGATACGGCGAGGTGATCGGCGGCGGGCAGCGCATCGACGACTTAAAGCTCTTGGAACAGCGAATTGCGGAACATAAGCTGCCCCAGGAAGCCTTCGAGTGGTATTTGGATCTGCGCCGCTACGGCAGTGTGCCCCATTCCGGCTTTGGCCTGGGCATAGAGAGAACAGTGGCTTGGCTATGCGGACTGGATCATATCCGGGAGACGATACCGTTTCCGAGGATGCTGCACAAAATGTATCCCTAA
- a CDS encoding alpha/beta-type small acid-soluble spore protein codes for MSRSRKPVNPSAQKALDQLKLETASEIGLTDYQNTNKGTLTSADNGRVGGQMVRKMIQSQEQKFSGK; via the coding sequence ATGTCAAGGAGCAGAAAACCGGTAAACCCTTCAGCGCAAAAGGCTCTTGATCAGTTGAAATTGGAGACGGCGTCGGAAATCGGATTGACTGATTATCAGAATACGAATAAAGGTACCTTGACTTCGGCTGACAATGGACGAGTCGGCGGACAGATGGTCCGCAAGATGATCCAGAGTCAAGAACAAAAGTTTTCCGGAAAATAA
- a CDS encoding porin codes for MQKKLLTAAILASLTLSATAAFAAAPTLSGDARIEYRNEDASDNHLTNRIRLNVDAQIDDTFYVHGRARYDNDMRENNGGVMTFDQAYIGAAMENADLRVGRQSLSIGQGLLMDDDNFSGAQLNTAINNLNVKGFYGKDPSDTKTSFIDLGTSFRGLNIGGSYLKEDDKYYGFNLGANVAPNVALNVEVAKNDTQDANGFLAEVAIGQAVKKGDFLTAISYRDVDEYALTPFSTDGAYDNSKGFRIKGAYKVSDTATLTAYQDIAEDQDGADKDRTNVEFSVNF; via the coding sequence ATGCAGAAAAAACTTTTAACTGCCGCTATCCTGGCATCCCTGACCCTGTCTGCTACTGCAGCTTTTGCCGCTGCACCTACTCTTTCCGGTGACGCTCGAATTGAATACCGTAACGAAGATGCAAGTGATAACCACCTGACCAATCGCATCCGCCTGAATGTGGATGCCCAAATTGACGATACTTTCTATGTCCACGGCCGCGCTAGATATGATAATGACATGCGGGAAAACAACGGTGGCGTCATGACCTTTGACCAGGCATATATCGGTGCCGCCATGGAAAACGCTGATTTGAGAGTGGGACGCCAGTCCCTGAGCATCGGTCAAGGCCTGTTAATGGATGATGACAACTTCAGCGGCGCTCAATTGAATACCGCTATTAACAACCTGAATGTAAAAGGTTTCTATGGTAAAGACCCCTCTGATACAAAAACCTCATTCATTGATCTGGGAACTTCCTTCCGTGGCCTGAACATTGGCGGCAGCTACCTGAAAGAGGATGACAAATACTACGGCTTCAACCTTGGCGCCAATGTGGCTCCCAATGTTGCCCTGAATGTTGAAGTTGCCAAAAACGATACTCAGGATGCGAACGGATTCCTGGCAGAAGTGGCTATAGGACAGGCTGTGAAGAAAGGTGATTTCTTGACGGCGATTTCTTACCGTGACGTAGACGAATACGCTCTGACTCCGTTTAGCACTGACGGCGCTTATGACAATTCCAAAGGCTTCCGGATCAAAGGCGCTTACAAAGTTTCCGATACAGCAACATTGACCGCTTACCAGGACATTGCCGAAGATCAGGACGGTGCTGATAAAGACCGGACCAATGTCGAATTCAGCGTCAACTTCTAG
- a CDS encoding nucleoside kinase, whose amino-acid sequence MKDPIIVTLINGEQREYEREVSLLTIARDVRALYTAPIVAAKVNQRLEDLQYCLDGDCSVDFLDLSTETGMRVYQRSLAFVLIMAVAELFPQGQVTIEHSLAKGLYCELHLGRPLTQTDVEKLETGMRQIVLADRPFIKKELPLNDAIELFEIAGQAEKVALLKQLNQPEVCVYSCGEIADYVHEIMTPSTGYLKIFELRFYQPGLLLRFPRTENPTVLPTYVEQPKLAAIFQEAERWGAILGCGYVGTLNECIQKETVYDIIRVAEALHEKKIAQIADAIVQQGSVRVILVAGPSSSGKTTFAQRLSIQLRVNGRRPVPISLDDYFVDREHTPRDEQGEYDFEAIEAIDLPLFNDHLRRILAGEEVEIPSFNFKLGAREYLGHKIRISPEQPLIIEGIHGLNERLTQSIPREQKVKIYISALTQLAIDNHNRIPTTDTRLIRRIVRDSQFRSHDALVSLRIWPSVRRGEEKNIFPFQEEADIMFNSALIYELAILKRYAQPLLEQVGTKNPEYSEARRLLQFLEYFEPSGEEDVPPNSILREFIGQSCFYK is encoded by the coding sequence ATGAAGGATCCAATTATTGTAACTCTCATTAACGGAGAACAGCGTGAATATGAAAGGGAAGTCAGCTTGCTGACGATTGCCAGAGATGTAAGGGCTCTTTATACCGCCCCGATTGTGGCGGCAAAAGTGAACCAGCGGCTGGAAGACTTGCAGTATTGCCTGGACGGGGATTGTAGCGTGGATTTTCTCGACTTGAGCACTGAAACAGGAATGCGAGTGTATCAGAGAAGCTTGGCTTTTGTGCTGATCATGGCTGTCGCTGAACTATTTCCTCAGGGCCAGGTGACGATTGAACATTCTCTCGCCAAGGGCTTATATTGTGAATTGCATCTGGGAAGGCCCTTGACTCAAACTGATGTGGAAAAACTGGAGACAGGCATGCGGCAGATCGTTTTGGCGGATCGGCCCTTTATTAAGAAAGAGCTTCCTTTAAACGATGCGATTGAACTTTTTGAGATTGCCGGGCAAGCGGAGAAGGTTGCCCTCTTAAAACAGCTGAACCAGCCGGAAGTCTGCGTCTATAGCTGCGGTGAAATCGCTGACTATGTCCATGAGATTATGACTCCCAGCACCGGGTATTTAAAAATCTTTGAACTGCGGTTTTATCAGCCGGGGCTGCTGCTGCGATTCCCGCGAACGGAAAATCCGACTGTTCTGCCAACCTATGTGGAACAACCTAAATTGGCCGCTATTTTCCAGGAAGCGGAACGCTGGGGCGCCATTCTGGGCTGCGGTTATGTGGGAACTTTGAATGAATGCATTCAGAAAGAGACTGTCTACGATATTATTCGGGTCGCCGAAGCGCTGCACGAAAAAAAGATTGCCCAAATCGCCGACGCGATAGTCCAGCAAGGATCGGTCCGGGTGATTCTTGTAGCCGGTCCGTCTTCTTCCGGCAAAACCACCTTTGCCCAGAGACTGTCCATTCAGTTAAGAGTCAACGGCCGTAGACCGGTGCCGATCTCCCTGGATGATTATTTCGTTGATCGGGAGCATACACCGCGGGATGAGCAGGGTGAGTATGATTTCGAAGCTATTGAAGCCATTGATCTGCCTTTATTTAACGATCATCTGCGCCGTATTCTGGCCGGGGAAGAGGTGGAGATTCCCTCGTTTAATTTTAAACTGGGCGCACGGGAGTATCTCGGCCATAAGATACGGATCAGTCCGGAACAACCGTTGATTATCGAAGGAATTCACGGCTTGAATGAACGATTGACCCAATCGATTCCCCGGGAGCAAAAAGTAAAGATCTATATCAGCGCTTTAACCCAGTTAGCGATTGACAATCATAACCGTATTCCCACCACCGATACCAGGCTGATCCGGCGGATCGTCCGGGACAGTCAGTTCCGGTCTCATGATGCACTGGTCAGTCTTAGGATATGGCCTTCCGTCCGGCGGGGCGAAGAAAAAAATATTTTTCCGTTCCAGGAAGAAGCCGATATCATGTTTAATTCGGCGTTGATCTATGAATTAGCCATATTAAAGCGTTACGCTCAGCCCCTGCTGGAGCAGGTTGGCACTAAAAACCCCGAATACTCGGAAGCCCGCCGTTTGCTGCAGTTCCTCGAATATTTCGAGCCCAGCGGCGAAGAAGACGTGCCGCCAAACTCCATCCTGCGGGAATTTATCGGTCAGTCTTGCTTCTACAAATAA
- a CDS encoding pyridoxal phosphate-dependent aminotransferase produces MTMSMAASHAKGKFATDNIFDANAAAVKAAVQFGKDKVTNATIGALLDDNEVLVCLPTVEKVLRNLPVEELINYAPIAGLPDYLDAVIDLAVDIHRPEAYIKAIATSGGSGVIHHTIWNYTEIGDTVLTTDWFWGPYRVLCQDALRKLDTFTMFDEQQHFNMVSFQEKVTALLAKQDSLVIILNSPAHNPTGYSLSDAEWAQVLNLCKEIAQDKSKKIILDVDIAYLDFAGEKAASRSFMKQFGGLPENILVILGYSMSKSFTAYGQRVGAMIGVSSSKDVIDEFVNINQYSSRATWSNINRGAMRMLATIYKDKSLLAQVDAERNRGYQMIQERAGIFTREAKAANLKMLPFFGGYFLTIPVNNPAAVCDKLHEDNIFAVPLAQGIRIAVCAVTSRKITGMAAAVAKAKAAVD; encoded by the coding sequence ATGACAATGAGTATGGCCGCATCTCATGCAAAGGGGAAATTTGCAACCGATAATATATTTGACGCCAATGCGGCGGCGGTGAAGGCCGCAGTGCAATTTGGCAAGGACAAAGTAACGAATGCTACCATTGGCGCGCTTTTGGATGATAATGAGGTGCTGGTCTGCCTGCCGACAGTGGAAAAAGTGCTGCGCAACCTGCCGGTGGAAGAACTGATCAATTATGCTCCCATTGCCGGCCTGCCGGATTATTTGGATGCAGTCATTGACCTGGCTGTTGACATTCACCGGCCGGAAGCCTATATCAAAGCGATTGCCACTTCTGGTGGTTCAGGGGTAATACACCATACGATCTGGAATTATACTGAAATCGGTGACACAGTCCTGACTACCGACTGGTTCTGGGGTCCCTACCGAGTTCTCTGCCAGGATGCGCTGCGGAAATTGGATACCTTTACTATGTTTGACGAGCAGCAGCATTTTAATATGGTCTCCTTCCAGGAAAAAGTAACGGCATTGTTGGCCAAACAGGACAGCCTGGTCATTATCCTGAATTCACCGGCCCACAATCCTACCGGCTACAGCCTGTCCGATGCGGAATGGGCCCAGGTATTAAATCTGTGTAAAGAAATTGCCCAGGATAAGAGCAAGAAAATTATTTTGGATGTAGACATTGCCTATCTTGATTTTGCCGGAGAAAAAGCTGCCAGCCGCAGCTTCATGAAACAGTTTGGCGGTTTGCCGGAAAATATTCTGGTCATTCTCGGCTACAGCATGTCGAAAAGTTTCACCGCCTATGGACAAAGGGTCGGGGCCATGATCGGAGTTTCTTCCAGTAAAGATGTAATCGATGAATTTGTAAATATCAACCAGTATTCATCCCGTGCCACCTGGTCGAATATCAACCGGGGCGCCATGCGAATGCTGGCTACGATATACAAGGATAAGTCGCTGCTGGCTCAGGTTGATGCCGAACGTAACCGGGGTTATCAAATGATCCAGGAAAGAGCCGGCATTTTTACCCGGGAAGCCAAAGCCGCAAATTTGAAAATGCTGCCGTTCTTTGGCGGCTATTTCCTGACCATACCGGTGAATAATCCGGCTGCTGTCTGTGACAAACTCCATGAGGACAATATTTTCGCCGTTCCCTTGGCCCAAGGAATCCGTATTGCTGTTTGCGCCGTTACTTCCCGCAAGATTACCGGTATGGCGGCAGCTGTGGCCAAAGCTAAGGCAGCGGTTGACTGA